CAAATTGACTCACGGCCGCTACCGCCGGCAGCGCCTTTTTAATCACCTCATCGGCCGCCATGGCCCAGATTAACTTGGCATATACGTTAAATACCTTGCGCCAGCCATTACCGCAGGCATCACCTATGGCTTTGATTTCGCCGCTCACCAACGCGCGGCAGCTGGCGAGCTCGCCAAGCCCCATAAAGGGTGGGCGATTGGCGATACACACCCCCAATTGATAGCGTTCATCCCCCAGGCCCACAGGGGGTCTTGTACTTGTCATCTTGATTCCCTTATCCAATTTGTCGGTTCAGGCAGGCGAGAGGGGCCCAGCATAGGTTATCCACACCTGAACGCCAAGGACTGCGACAGGGCGGCAACAGGGCTGATATACTGCCATTCTTTGTGCTTCCCCGACCTTGCTGTATGCCAGACACTTGCCAACCCTCCGATTTTTCATCGCCCAGCGACCGTTACTACCGTCTCTGTCAAACCTCTCGCCTGCACCAAGACCCGGCGCAGCTGGCGGCTCTGGCAGCCTTGGAACTGAGATTTGAGTCCCTTCAACGGCAAGCTGAAACCAAAGGGCTTTACCTCTGGGGGGATGTGGGCCGGGGCAAGACCTTATTAATGGATCTCTTCCATGCTTCCCTCGGGGATGTCCCCAATCTGCGGCTGCACTTCCATCACTTTATGGCCCGCATTCACCGGCAATTAAATCAACTCACCGGCATACGGGATCCACTGAGACATCTGGCGCGGCAGCTGGCAAAGGACTGCCGCGTTCTTTGTTTCGATGAGTTTTTTGTCTCGGACATTGGTGATGCCATTATTTTGGGTCGGCTGTGCGAAGCCCTGTTTGATGAAGGCGTTATGCTGGTTGCCACCTCCAACACCCCAATCCACAGGCTGTATGAAAACGGCCTGCAGCGGGACAGGTTTCTGCCTGCCATCGCACTCTTGCAGCAACAGTTGGAGTCCATTCATTTAAACGGCAGTGTGGACCATCGCCTCAAGGCCGACACAAAAGCCCCCGGGATGCCGCGCTGGCAGTGTGGTGGCGAAGCCGATTTCGACGCCCTCTTCGACTCTGATGCACACAGCAATCTCGAGATACAGGTACTGGGGCGCCCTATTCATGCCAGACGCACCGCTTCGGGTATCAGCTGGTTCAGCTTTGAAGACCTGTGTAATGGCCC
This portion of the Shewanella amazonensis SB2B genome encodes:
- the zapE gene encoding cell division protein ZapE, which codes for MPDTCQPSDFSSPSDRYYRLCQTSRLHQDPAQLAALAALELRFESLQRQAETKGLYLWGDVGRGKTLLMDLFHASLGDVPNLRLHFHHFMARIHRQLNQLTGIRDPLRHLARQLAKDCRVLCFDEFFVSDIGDAIILGRLCEALFDEGVMLVATSNTPIHRLYENGLQRDRFLPAIALLQQQLESIHLNGSVDHRLKADTKAPGMPRWQCGGEADFDALFDSDAHSNLEIQVLGRPIHARRTASGISWFSFEDLCNGPRSQLDYMALAEQLETLVLSDVPRLGGEPRGWIRARGTEDGVDATATGERILSYAPQDDAARRFIALVDEFYDQGKLLYLHTLVPLEELYCQGALGFEFRRTQSRLQQMLRADWPG